Part of the uncultured Cohaesibacter sp. genome is shown below.
TCGGCAATATCGCCCTGTACCAGACCATCAACGGGAGCAAGAATATTGGTGCGGTCGAGTTCCAGAGCCGCTTCCTTGACACCGGCAATCGCCGCATCACGCGAGGCGCGCAGAGCTGCCAGCTGGGTCTTGGACGCAAATCCCTTGGTTGCCAGTGTCTCCTTGGCCTGAAGGTCGAATTCGGCCTGTTCAAGGGCAGCTCTGGCCTTGGCCAGACTTGCCTCCCGCGAGCCGATGTCGAGTTTGCATAGCAGATCGCCCTTGTGCACCCACTGGCCCTTTTCAACGGCGATGGACAGGACGATGGCCGAAGTTTCTGCGCGTACCGTCACCTTCGTATCGGCTTCGGTGCGGCCGCGAATGGTCAAGGTGGATAGTCTCGGCTTGGCAGAAAAATGCTGAACCGCGACACGGAAGAGCGCATTCTCCTGATTTTCAGTACGAACGGCGGGAGGCGGGGTTGCCTCGGCCGTTTCCTGACCGCTGAAGACGGCTTCTCCGGTTGCCATCCATCCAACGATCCCAGCAGTACACAGCAGCGCCAGGCCGTATGAGCCTTTCAGTCGCAACGCCATGGGTAGTCCCTCGCTATCGGCGCCCCACAGGAATTGGGGCAATAGGTCAAATCAAATGAAAGCCGCAGGCAGATCTTGCGCTCCACGACAATTCGGCTTCAAAATTTATGTTATTCACTCAGACCGGTCTGTGCTTGCGGTTCGGTCTGGTTGCCTTGTCTTGCGATTTCAACCAGGGCTTCACCATGCATCTTCAGATAGTCAATGCTGGCCTGAACACAATAGAGCCCGTAGCTCTTTGCCCATTCAGCCGCTTGGAGATCCAGCTCGTTGCGGCCACAATCACTTGGCTCCAGATCAGTCTGAAGCTCGGATTCGCTACATGAAGAGATGAGTGCAAGCTCTTCATTTAGTTGTTGAACCTGTCTGTCGATTGCCTCTCTTATCGCTTCGGGTCCGATAAGGCGTGCAAACAACGATATAAGTAGGAATTCGGACTTGTAGATATCTGGCCGATGAGGCTGCAAAAGTTCCTCGAACAGAGCCCTCCGTCCGCTCTCGGTGATGGAATAGACCTTGCGCGCCGGCTTGCCTTCTTCGGCTACATGGCGGCAGGTGACCAGCCCTTCCGTTTCCAGCTTGTTCAATGCAGGATAGATCGAACCATATGACGCGTCGATGAAGAAGCTGAAATTGCCCTCCGTCGAGAATTTGCGGATGTCATAGCCGGTTCTGTCGGAACAGTATAGGATGGCAAGACAGATGCTGCGAACATTCATTGGTCTATCCGTTGGCTTGGCTTTGGTCCTTGAAACTCATGATTTCAGTATCAAGGTGTATGTCTAAAGTATATATAACGGTTTGATATATGTGTCTAGTGAATATATCAAACCGGCATATCCCTTGCCGGGCCTGGTCTCCTTATTGTGATCGCAGGTTGCCTCATGGTCTGATTTACAGCTAGGGAAAACTGACTATAATTGCGAAGCTTTGCAGAAATGGCGACCAGAATGGCGCCACGGAATGGCTGCCGAGCGATTTCAGACCTTCGAGACAAGGAACGTAAAACCAATGCCAATAACGGATCTGGTGCCGCCGTCGCGTAGACAGGAAAAAGGGGTGAAAGGTGTTTTCAGCAATCCCCTGATGCGGCTGCTGGCGATCAACTGGCTGATTGGTTTTGCTGTGACCGTAATGATATTTTGCGGCTTGCTGCTGACAAATGCCGCAGGTCTTCAGGACCTGATTTTCAACAGTGATGAGCCCTGGATACCGATGGCTCTATTGTTCTTTGGCCTGCTGATCACCATCTGCAGCGTGGCCATGGGGGCGGCTGTCATGAGCCTTCCCAAGGACGATTGATGCACAGGGCAGTGCGACGTTGGCCCGGTCAAATTGTCGGCCGGGTTCTTGCCCCATTTCCTTGTCTGTACGATCAGAGTTTGAACAATCAGAGACCGACCCTCGGGCTGCGTCGTTCATAAAGGGCAACGTCCCGCCATTGGCCCTTGTTGGCGCCGTAGGAGATCTGGGCGATACGCTCGCGAATGCCGACCAGTTTGAAGCCGAACTTCTCATGCAGATGGATGCTGACCGCATTATTGGCAAAGATGCCCGCCTGAAGTGTCCAGAAACCATTCGCTTCCGAGGCTTCAATCAGCTTTTCCATCAGGAACGAGCCGACACCGGCACCCTTGGCGCTGTTGGCGATGTAGATGCTCATTTCTGCAACACCGCGATAGACGCTGCGGCCTGAATAGGCAGACAAAGCGACCCACCCTGCGATTTCACCATTCATCACTGCCACCATGCGGCACTCGGGAAGGTGACCCTTGTCCCATGCTTCCCAGGTCGGAGCTGCATCCGTGAAGGTCGCCATGCCCGTATCGATGCCTTCCTGATAGATCCTCAACATCGTGTCTGCATCGGCGGCAACAAGAGGGCGAACGGAAAGGACGACAGACGGGTGAAGATTTGGTGAGGACATGAATTTGGAACTTTCTGCAGGCGGTAAGACTTTCATTCATGACACGGACGAAATGTCGAGACAATTGCTCTCTGCATGGGAATGAACAATTTCGGTGCACGATGTTTCTGTAAAGCTTTTTTATAAGACACGCCACTTGCATATAGATCACATTAACCATGGCGGCGGTGAGTTCCTTCGATATGAAGCATGATTAAAATATTC
Proteins encoded:
- a CDS encoding PadR family transcriptional regulator; its protein translation is MNVRSICLAILYCSDRTGYDIRKFSTEGNFSFFIDASYGSIYPALNKLETEGLVTCRHVAEEGKPARKVYSITESGRRALFEELLQPHRPDIYKSEFLLISLFARLIGPEAIREAIDRQVQQLNEELALISSCSESELQTDLEPSDCGRNELDLQAAEWAKSYGLYCVQASIDYLKMHGEALVEIARQGNQTEPQAQTGLSE
- a CDS encoding GNAT family N-acetyltransferase produces the protein MSSPNLHPSVVLSVRPLVAADADTMLRIYQEGIDTGMATFTDAAPTWEAWDKGHLPECRMVAVMNGEIAGWVALSAYSGRSVYRGVAEMSIYIANSAKGAGVGSFLMEKLIEASEANGFWTLQAGIFANNAVSIHLHEKFGFKLVGIRERIAQISYGANKGQWRDVALYERRSPRVGL